The proteins below are encoded in one region of Streptomyces marianii:
- a CDS encoding lipid-transfer protein, with amino-acid sequence MKSYIVGVGMTKFEKPESRDWRYPDMAKEAGTAALADAGIPYGLVQQVPVGYCFQPSTAGQRAVYELGLSGVPVYNVNNNCATGSTALMMARQFVEGGLSDCVLALGFEQMKKGALGGGADGGDFAASPVARHYGIMAAAHGFERTPPTAQIFGNAAREHMERHGTTERQLAAVAAKNHRHSAANPYAQFRTVYEVDEILADKPVHPPLTRLQCSPTSDGAAAAVVVSERFLVEHGLHDKAVEIAGQAMATDTADSFSSGSCVDVVGTPVSRAAARGAFQASGLGIEDIDVIELHDCFSINELLTYEALGMCPCGESGKLVESGATTYGGRWVVNPSGGLISKGHPLGATGLAQAAELTWQLRAEAGPRQVSGARTGLAHNIGLGGAAVVTVLRKG; translated from the coding sequence GTGAAGAGCTACATCGTCGGCGTCGGTATGACGAAGTTCGAGAAGCCCGAGTCGAGGGACTGGCGATACCCGGACATGGCGAAGGAGGCCGGTACCGCGGCCCTCGCCGACGCCGGCATCCCGTACGGGCTCGTCCAGCAGGTCCCGGTCGGCTACTGCTTCCAGCCGTCCACGGCCGGGCAGCGTGCGGTGTACGAACTCGGCCTCAGCGGAGTCCCCGTCTACAACGTCAACAACAACTGCGCCACCGGCTCCACGGCGCTCATGATGGCGCGGCAGTTCGTCGAGGGCGGGCTCAGCGACTGCGTACTGGCGCTGGGCTTCGAGCAGATGAAGAAGGGAGCGCTCGGCGGCGGAGCGGACGGTGGGGACTTCGCCGCCTCGCCCGTGGCCCGCCACTACGGGATCATGGCCGCCGCCCACGGCTTCGAGCGGACCCCGCCCACCGCCCAGATCTTCGGCAACGCGGCCCGCGAGCACATGGAACGCCACGGCACCACCGAGCGGCAGCTCGCCGCCGTCGCCGCCAAGAACCACCGGCACTCCGCCGCCAACCCGTACGCCCAGTTCCGCACGGTGTACGAGGTGGACGAGATCCTCGCCGACAAGCCGGTCCACCCCCCGCTCACCCGCCTCCAGTGCTCGCCCACCTCCGACGGGGCCGCCGCGGCCGTCGTCGTGTCCGAACGGTTCCTCGTCGAACACGGCCTCCACGACAAGGCCGTCGAGATCGCCGGGCAGGCGATGGCCACCGACACCGCCGACTCCTTCTCCTCGGGCTCCTGCGTCGACGTCGTGGGCACGCCCGTGTCCCGGGCCGCGGCCCGGGGGGCTTTCCAGGCGTCCGGACTCGGCATCGAGGACATCGACGTCATCGAGCTGCACGACTGCTTCTCGATCAACGAGCTGCTCACGTACGAGGCGCTCGGCATGTGCCCATGCGGCGAGTCCGGCAAGCTCGTCGAGTCCGGGGCGACGACGTACGGCGGACGGTGGGTGGTCAACCCCTCGGGCGGCCTCATCTCCAAGGGCCACCCCCTGGGCGCCACCGGCCTCGCCCAGGCCGCGGAACTGACCTGGCAGCTGCGCGCCGAGGCCGGCCCGCGCCAGGTCTCCGGAGCGCGCACGGGGCTCGCCCACAATATCGGCCTGGGCGGCGCGGCGGTGGTGACGGTGCTGCGGAAGGGGTGA
- a CDS encoding colicin E3/pyocin S6 family cytotoxin — protein sequence MRKRWKDPKGDLDEWDSRHGAVEKYNKRGKQQSSLGRPANRPARRPVS from the coding sequence CTGCGCAAGCGCTGGAAGGACCCGAAGGGGGACCTCGACGAGTGGGACTCCCGGCACGGCGCGGTGGAGAAGTACAACAAGCGGGGGAAGCAGCAGAGTTCGTTGGGCAGACCGGCGAACAGACCAGCCCGCCGACCCGTCTCGTAA
- a CDS encoding HARBI1 family protein, with product MPSSITYTAVLDVRRATAEHLAKLLRGHREQLGTRKGTRALGVFKQAVLVLRWFVDGTRLVQLARDNGISVPTAYRYLHEGLTVLADHAPDLSTALERAVAAGYTHLNLDGTVIRTDRVAAAGPNGADLWWSGKHKHHGGNVQVIAAPDGWPIWVSPVRPGREHDTTCARAHGLVDALNRLAATLGIPTLTDLGYENAGPGFRHPVKKPKGGELAEPDQAFNAVVRGVHAVAERANALLKVTFKALRRVSLDPAAITRIARAALVLLQLEHGRTA from the coding sequence GTGCCCTCCAGTATCACCTACACCGCCGTGCTCGATGTCCGCAGGGCGACCGCCGAGCATCTCGCGAAGCTACTGCGCGGGCACCGCGAGCAGCTCGGGACCCGCAAGGGCACTCGAGCGCTGGGCGTCTTCAAACAGGCGGTACTCGTGCTGCGCTGGTTCGTCGACGGTACCCGGCTGGTCCAGCTCGCCCGGGACAACGGCATCTCGGTACCGACCGCCTACCGCTACCTGCACGAAGGACTGACCGTGCTCGCCGATCATGCGCCCGATCTGTCCACCGCGCTGGAGCGGGCGGTGGCGGCCGGGTACACCCATCTCAACCTAGACGGCACGGTCATCCGCACCGACCGGGTGGCCGCCGCCGGCCCCAACGGCGCGGACCTGTGGTGGTCGGGCAAGCACAAGCATCACGGAGGAAACGTGCAGGTCATCGCCGCCCCGGACGGCTGGCCGATCTGGGTCTCCCCGGTCCGCCCGGGCCGCGAGCACGACACCACCTGCGCACGGGCCCACGGCCTCGTCGACGCCCTGAACCGGCTCGCCGCCACCCTGGGCATCCCGACCCTGACCGACCTCGGCTACGAGAACGCCGGGCCCGGCTTCCGCCACCCGGTCAAGAAGCCCAAGGGCGGTGAACTCGCCGAGCCCGACCAGGCGTTCAACGCCGTGGTCCGAGGCGTCCACGCTGTCGCCGAACGCGCCAACGCCCTGCTGAAGGTCACTTTCAAGGCCCTGCGCAGGGTCAGCCTCGACCCCGCGGCCATCACCCGCATCGCCCGAGCCGCCCTCGTCCTGCTCCAGCTCGAACACGGCCGCACTGCCTGA
- a CDS encoding Mu transposase C-terminal domain-containing protein, with the protein MAAERGAVLRPGDWITYDDGDHLVVALAGTSVRLRSQSGTESVVLASHLMAAPDFAVTGTEPLPALEPSGLLATLPKPVLTAAKEWESHVLEVNRGLPSSAKPGASPRPEYDPAEHPLVERAQAKADELGVGLRTVNEKRARYARQGLWGLVDQRLVRTSEPTGRADARLVAAIREVLDAETHTSTGTRSRLIRRVIKAVEMTHGEGVVPLPSKNTFYKLIDALSAGRHTFGSAVTRRQAANRPQGPFTPTFADRPGEQVQIDSTPLDVMVVLDSGVTARADLTIAVDVATRTVCAAVLRPVGTKAVDASLLLARMLVPEPMRPGWSESLRMAASRMPHMRLLDADARMEQAAAKPVIVPDTVVIDGGKVFISDTFLRACERLGISVQRARPRTPTDKAIVEATFSSINTLFTQHLAGYTGRDVSRRGERVEDRAVWTVPELQDLLDEWLLAGWQVRPHSTLRDPFRPKRAMSPNDKYASLVAACGYLPLVLRGEDYLELLPVAWRAINDYGIQISYRTYDCPALAPHRREHSGITAKRGLWEVHYDPYDLSQVFVRTPGGWITAPWTQWPLVNAPFADFTWQHARRLAAEAGLDDTNETAVARVLDSLLTRAEHGPDTRSAKVAARTRTARAVPAPAAAPETERRAEPEPEVQPPAAAVEFGIFDAHAEAERWL; encoded by the coding sequence GTGGCTGCTGAGCGCGGGGCGGTGCTTCGCCCCGGTGACTGGATCACCTACGACGACGGGGACCACCTGGTGGTGGCGCTCGCCGGGACGTCGGTGCGGCTGCGGTCTCAGTCCGGGACGGAGTCGGTGGTGCTGGCCTCGCACCTGATGGCGGCGCCGGACTTCGCCGTCACGGGCACGGAGCCCCTGCCCGCGCTGGAGCCGTCCGGGCTGCTGGCGACGTTACCGAAGCCGGTGCTGACGGCGGCGAAGGAGTGGGAGAGCCATGTCCTGGAGGTCAACAGGGGGCTGCCCTCCAGCGCCAAGCCGGGCGCTTCTCCACGGCCTGAATACGACCCGGCGGAACATCCGCTGGTCGAGCGGGCCCAGGCGAAGGCTGACGAGCTGGGAGTGGGCCTGCGAACGGTGAACGAGAAGCGGGCCCGTTATGCCCGGCAGGGGCTCTGGGGGCTGGTCGATCAGCGTCTGGTGCGGACATCGGAACCGACCGGGCGGGCGGATGCCCGCTTGGTGGCGGCGATCCGTGAGGTCCTCGACGCGGAGACGCACACGTCGACGGGGACCCGCTCGCGCCTGATCCGCAGGGTGATCAAAGCAGTGGAAATGACCCATGGTGAGGGGGTGGTGCCGCTGCCGAGCAAGAACACCTTCTACAAGCTGATCGACGCGCTCTCAGCCGGGCGGCACACCTTCGGTTCGGCGGTCACGCGGCGCCAGGCGGCGAACCGGCCGCAAGGGCCGTTCACGCCGACGTTCGCGGACCGGCCCGGGGAACAAGTACAGATCGACTCCACCCCGCTGGATGTGATGGTGGTGCTCGACTCCGGGGTGACGGCCCGCGCGGATCTGACGATCGCGGTCGACGTCGCCACCCGCACGGTTTGCGCCGCAGTGCTGCGGCCGGTGGGCACCAAGGCGGTGGACGCCTCGCTGCTGCTGGCCCGGATGCTGGTGCCCGAACCGATGCGGCCTGGCTGGTCCGAGTCGTTACGCATGGCGGCGTCTCGAATGCCTCACATGCGGCTGCTGGACGCGGACGCGCGGATGGAGCAGGCCGCGGCGAAACCGGTGATCGTGCCGGACACAGTCGTCATCGACGGCGGCAAGGTGTTCATCTCCGACACGTTCCTGCGCGCCTGCGAGAGGCTCGGCATCTCAGTCCAGCGAGCGCGTCCCCGCACGCCGACCGACAAGGCGATCGTGGAAGCCACGTTCTCCTCGATCAACACGCTGTTCACCCAACACCTGGCCGGCTACACCGGGCGGGATGTCTCCCGCCGCGGCGAACGAGTCGAGGACCGGGCCGTCTGGACGGTCCCGGAGCTTCAGGACCTGCTGGATGAGTGGCTGCTGGCCGGGTGGCAGGTGCGGCCGCACAGCACTCTGCGCGACCCGTTCCGCCCGAAGAGGGCGATGTCGCCGAACGACAAGTACGCCTCGCTGGTGGCGGCCTGCGGCTATCTGCCGCTCGTGCTCCGCGGCGAGGACTACCTCGAACTGCTGCCGGTGGCCTGGCGGGCGATCAACGACTACGGCATCCAGATCAGCTACCGCACCTACGACTGCCCCGCCCTGGCGCCGCATCGACGCGAGCACTCCGGGATCACCGCCAAGCGCGGTCTGTGGGAAGTGCACTACGACCCCTACGACCTGTCCCAGGTGTTCGTCCGCACACCGGGCGGTTGGATCACCGCGCCCTGGACGCAGTGGCCCCTCGTGAACGCGCCGTTCGCGGACTTCACCTGGCAACACGCGCGCCGCCTAGCAGCCGAGGCCGGACTGGACGACACCAACGAAACGGCCGTCGCCCGCGTCCTGGACAGTTTGCTCACCCGCGCCGAGCACGGCCCTGACACCCGGTCGGCCAAAGTGGCCGCACGAACCCGCACCGCCCGCGCCGTCCCCGCGCCCGCAGCGGCGCCCGAGACCGAACGCCGCGCGGAGCCGGAGCCCGAGGTCCAGCCGCCCGCGGCGGCGGTGGAGTTCGGGATCTTCGACGCTCACGCAGAAGCCGAGAGGTGGCTATGA
- a CDS encoding MaoC/PaaZ C-terminal domain-containing protein: MPIDAAKAIAAEPRSAEISWDHKDIQLYHLGLGAGVPATDPDELRYTLESRLHVLPSFATVAGAGMSVVGGLSAPGIDIDLTAVLHGGQSVALHRPIPVKGRATSTSRVAAVYDKGKAAVLVLRTEAADADGPLWTSDAQIFVRGEGGFGGERGPSVGTGQPDREPDRTVERAVGEGQALLYRLSGDWNPLHADPEFAKLAGFDRPILHGLCTYGMTLKAIVDTLLGGDVTRVRSYGTRFAGVVFPGENLRIRMWAGDGRVQATVTAVERDDASVLADTVVDHT, encoded by the coding sequence ATGCCCATCGATGCCGCCAAGGCGATCGCCGCGGAGCCCCGCAGCGCCGAGATCAGCTGGGACCACAAGGACATCCAGCTCTACCACCTCGGGCTAGGCGCCGGCGTACCCGCCACCGATCCCGACGAACTGCGCTACACCCTCGAGTCCCGGCTGCACGTGCTGCCCAGCTTCGCCACCGTCGCGGGAGCGGGTATGAGCGTGGTCGGCGGGCTCTCCGCCCCCGGCATCGACATCGACCTCACCGCCGTGCTGCACGGCGGCCAGTCGGTCGCGCTCCACCGCCCGATCCCGGTCAAGGGCCGGGCCACCAGCACCTCCCGCGTCGCCGCCGTCTACGACAAGGGGAAGGCCGCGGTCCTGGTGCTGCGCACCGAGGCGGCCGACGCGGACGGGCCCCTGTGGACGAGCGACGCGCAGATCTTCGTCCGGGGAGAGGGCGGCTTCGGCGGCGAGCGCGGCCCGTCCGTCGGCACCGGGCAACCGGACCGCGAACCGGACCGGACCGTCGAACGGGCCGTCGGCGAGGGCCAGGCGCTGCTCTACCGGCTCTCCGGCGACTGGAACCCGCTCCACGCCGACCCGGAGTTCGCGAAGCTCGCGGGCTTCGACCGGCCCATCCTGCACGGTCTGTGCACATACGGAATGACGCTCAAGGCGATCGTCGACACGCTCCTCGGCGGGGACGTCACCCGGGTCCGCTCGTACGGCACCCGTTTCGCCGGAGTGGTGTTCCCCGGGGAGAACCTGCGCATCCGCATGTGGGCGGGGGACGGGCGCGTACAGGCGACGGTGACGGCCGTGGAGCGGGACGACGCATCCGTGCTCGCGGACACCGTCGTCGACCACACCTGA
- a CDS encoding DUF7683 domain-containing protein, which yields MSCLITSYRIDSDFPDGETDVSDLDVRVLADLIGVPTDRLVDVYRLEERHTAVLGPLTGIEFDLGTREYFLEAVAD from the coding sequence GTGAGTTGTCTGATCACTTCGTACCGGATCGATTCCGACTTCCCCGATGGCGAGACGGACGTCTCGGACCTGGACGTGCGTGTCCTGGCCGACCTGATAGGGGTCCCGACCGACCGGCTCGTCGACGTGTACCGCCTGGAAGAGCGCCACACGGCTGTCCTCGGCCCGCTCACGGGCATCGAGTTCGATCTCGGAACCCGCGAGTACTTCCTGGAGGCGGTGGCCGACTGA
- a CDS encoding TnsA-like heteromeric transposase endonuclease subunit yields the protein MEGFEVAYADRDGSEFRLPLANAWAVRFEDVAPVRAFQSYQGQRHLPGLWWSATVGGHIGYESWLERDHVMLLDFDPSVVGISSQPFWLFWRSDAGKGVSHAPDYFARREDGTAVVVDCRPADRRKPRDMAKFEATQTACAQVGWEFSLVGAPDAIVVRNVRWLAGYRHPRHRLESVASELLVAFAEPRPLMSGAASVGDEIAVLPVLFHLLWTHELAVDVSVPLHTEAAVSVGVAGGC from the coding sequence GTGGAGGGGTTCGAGGTCGCGTACGCCGACCGAGACGGGTCCGAGTTCCGCCTGCCGCTGGCGAATGCCTGGGCAGTGAGGTTCGAGGACGTCGCTCCGGTACGCGCGTTCCAGTCGTACCAGGGGCAGCGGCATCTGCCAGGTCTGTGGTGGTCGGCGACGGTCGGCGGCCATATCGGCTACGAGTCCTGGCTGGAGCGCGATCACGTGATGCTGCTGGACTTCGACCCGTCTGTGGTGGGGATCTCGTCGCAGCCGTTCTGGCTGTTCTGGCGGTCGGATGCAGGCAAGGGCGTCTCGCACGCGCCGGACTACTTCGCCCGCCGGGAGGACGGCACGGCGGTCGTGGTCGACTGCCGTCCGGCGGACCGCCGCAAGCCGAGGGACATGGCGAAGTTCGAGGCCACGCAGACAGCTTGTGCTCAGGTGGGGTGGGAGTTCTCCCTGGTGGGGGCGCCGGACGCAATCGTGGTACGCAATGTGCGTTGGCTGGCCGGCTACCGGCACCCGCGGCACCGGCTGGAGTCAGTCGCCTCGGAGTTGCTGGTCGCGTTCGCCGAGCCGCGGCCGTTGATGAGCGGGGCCGCCTCGGTGGGGGATGAGATCGCGGTGCTACCGGTGCTGTTCCACCTGCTGTGGACTCACGAGCTGGCCGTGGACGTGTCCGTTCCGCTGCACACTGAAGCTGCGGTGTCCGTGGGGGTGGCCGGTGGCTGCTGA
- a CDS encoding MFS transporter — MTHTHRAPSGTSGPAVAVAGSTDRTEQRMWAVVPAACAGQFLVVLDVSVVNTALPSMRSDLGLSSAGLQWVVNAYSIVLAGFMLLGGRAGDLYGRKRMFLVGLGVFTVASLAGGLAQEGWHLLAARAGQGLGAAVLAPSTLTLLTSAVPEGPARARAIATWTAVGAGGGAAGGLVGGVLTETLSWRWTLLINVPVGAAVVVLGAWWLTESRAGERRRLDLPGAVLVTAGLATLAYGVVQTEQDGWTAPTTLLPLLAGPALLAAFVAVEARARTPLMPLNLFRLRAVSAANAAMFSCGAAMFCMWYFMTLYAQNVLHYSPLAAGLALMPSSLAVVLGSKLAPRLMRVAGARRVAVLGVLVSAAGFGWQSTMDAHGSYLTAIMLPGMVMMAGGGLAGTPLASLATSGAASGDAGLVSGLVNTSRVMGGAFGLAVLATVAAARTGGSMTPEALTAGYALAFRTGTGILLGGVLMMLLWLPKDRERQA, encoded by the coding sequence ATGACCCACACCCACCGTGCCCCGTCCGGCACCTCAGGCCCCGCCGTAGCGGTCGCGGGGAGCACCGACCGTACCGAGCAGCGGATGTGGGCTGTGGTGCCGGCGGCCTGCGCCGGGCAGTTCCTCGTCGTGCTGGATGTGTCCGTCGTCAACACTGCGCTGCCGTCGATGCGAAGCGACCTGGGGCTGAGCAGCGCGGGGCTGCAGTGGGTCGTCAACGCGTACTCGATCGTCCTCGCCGGGTTCATGCTGCTCGGCGGACGCGCCGGGGACCTCTACGGCCGCAAGCGGATGTTCCTGGTGGGGCTGGGGGTGTTCACCGTCGCGTCGCTGGCGGGCGGGCTCGCGCAGGAGGGCTGGCACCTGCTCGCCGCGCGCGCCGGGCAGGGTCTGGGCGCGGCCGTCCTCGCCCCCTCGACACTGACGCTGCTCACCTCGGCCGTGCCGGAGGGCCCCGCACGGGCCCGTGCCATCGCCACCTGGACCGCCGTCGGCGCGGGCGGCGGGGCGGCGGGCGGACTCGTCGGCGGGGTCCTCACCGAGACCCTCTCCTGGCGCTGGACCCTGCTGATCAACGTTCCCGTGGGCGCGGCCGTCGTCGTCCTCGGCGCATGGTGGCTCACCGAGTCCCGCGCGGGGGAGCGTCGCCGGCTGGACCTGCCGGGCGCCGTTCTCGTCACCGCGGGACTCGCGACGCTCGCCTACGGCGTCGTGCAGACCGAGCAGGACGGCTGGACCGCTCCCACGACCCTGCTGCCGTTGCTCGCCGGACCGGCGCTGCTCGCCGCCTTCGTCGCGGTCGAGGCCCGCGCGAGGACGCCCCTGATGCCGCTGAACCTGTTCCGGCTGCGGGCGGTGTCGGCGGCGAACGCCGCGATGTTCAGCTGTGGCGCGGCGATGTTCTGCATGTGGTACTTCATGACGCTCTACGCCCAGAACGTACTGCACTACAGCCCGCTGGCCGCCGGACTCGCCCTCATGCCCAGTTCGCTCGCGGTCGTCCTCGGCTCCAAGCTCGCCCCGCGGCTGATGCGCGTCGCCGGTGCGCGCCGTGTCGCCGTGCTGGGGGTGCTGGTGTCCGCGGCCGGCTTCGGATGGCAGTCCACGATGGATGCGCACGGCTCGTACCTGACGGCGATCATGCTTCCGGGCATGGTGATGATGGCCGGCGGGGGTCTGGCGGGCACACCGCTCGCCTCCCTGGCCACCTCGGGCGCCGCGTCCGGCGACGCGGGTCTCGTCTCCGGCCTGGTCAACACCTCACGGGTGATGGGCGGGGCGTTCGGCCTCGCCGTCCTCGCGACGGTGGCGGCGGCCCGTACGGGCGGCTCGATGACCCCCGAGGCGCTGACGGCCGGGTACGCGCTGGCCTTCCGGACCGGGACCGGCATCCTGCTGGGCGGAGTGCTGATGATGCTGCTGTGGCTGCCGAAGGACCGTGAGCGTCAGGCCTGA